Proteins from one bacterium genomic window:
- the pyrR gene encoding bifunctional pyr operon transcriptional regulator/uracil phosphoribosyltransferase PyrR: protein MEKETQVIDAEILNRTINRMAHEILERNKDIGNLVIVGIQTRGYYFARRLSWKIKEIIRQDLPLGALDITLYRDDTSSGINNPVVKKTDISFDIRDKKIILVDEVIFTGRTIRAALDALIDFGRPRGIQLAVMVDRGHRELPIKPDYVGKNVPTSLDEKIVVRFAELDGKDEIVVVKNNETRGS from the coding sequence ATGGAAAAAGAAACCCAGGTAATAGATGCTGAAATTCTGAACAGGACAATTAACAGAATGGCCCATGAGATATTGGAAAGAAACAAGGATATTGGGAACCTTGTAATTGTCGGGATACAGACAAGGGGTTATTATTTTGCGAGGAGGCTTTCCTGGAAAATTAAAGAAATTATCAGGCAGGACCTGCCCCTTGGGGCTTTAGATATAACCCTTTACAGGGATGATACGTCGAGCGGGATTAATAATCCTGTCGTAAAAAAGACTGATATTTCTTTTGACATCCGGGACAAAAAAATTATCCTGGTTGACGAAGTAATTTTCACAGGAAGGACAATTCGCGCGGCGTTAGACGCGCTGATTGATTTCGGAAGGCCGAGGGGAATTCAATTGGCTGTTATGGTTGACAGGGGCCACAGGGAGCTTCCTATCAAACCGGATTATGTGGGGAAAAATGTGCCGACTTCGCTGGATGAAAAAATAGTGGTCAGGTTTGCTGAACTGGATGGGAAGGATGAAATTGTAGTGGTAAAGAATAATGAAACAAGGGGTTCATGA
- a CDS encoding aspartate carbamoyltransferase catalytic subunit produces the protein MQLKSKDLLGLECISREEIELILETAKLFEEVSGRDIKKVPTLRGKTIINLFFEASTRTRTSFELAGKRLSGDMINIQVSTSSVTKGETLLDTGKTLEAMNADIVIIRHSSSGAPHFLAKYSKFSVINAGDGMHEHPTQALLDMFTIIKRKKKIEGLKIVIVGDIFHSRVARSNIWGMKKLGAEITVVSPPTFIPRGIEKMGVEISYNFDESIKNADVIYLLRIQQERQKSGFLPSIREYSRFFGLNHERLSLAKKDVLVMHPGPINRGVEISPEVADGPFSLINEQVTSGVAVRMAVLYLLGTRK, from the coding sequence ATGCAGTTAAAATCAAAAGATTTACTTGGTCTGGAATGTATTTCCCGGGAAGAAATTGAGTTGATTTTAGAAACGGCAAAGTTATTCGAGGAAGTTTCCGGCAGGGACATTAAAAAGGTTCCCACGTTACGCGGGAAAACTATAATTAACCTGTTCTTTGAGGCAAGCACCCGCACGAGGACTTCATTTGAACTGGCAGGAAAACGCTTGAGCGGGGATATGATAAATATACAGGTAAGCACCAGCAGTGTTACAAAAGGGGAGACTTTATTGGATACAGGTAAGACACTGGAAGCGATGAACGCGGACATTGTTATTATACGGCATTCTTCGTCGGGAGCGCCGCATTTTTTAGCGAAATATTCAAAATTTTCGGTAATTAATGCAGGTGATGGAATGCATGAACACCCGACACAGGCTTTGCTTGATATGTTCACGATAATAAAAAGGAAGAAAAAAATAGAAGGCCTTAAAATAGTAATAGTCGGAGATATATTTCACAGCAGGGTGGCGCGTTCAAATATCTGGGGAATGAAAAAACTGGGAGCGGAAATAACAGTGGTGTCGCCGCCGACTTTTATTCCCCGCGGTATCGAAAAAATGGGAGTGGAAATTTCTTATAATTTTGATGAATCTATAAAAAATGCAGATGTGATTTATCTTTTAAGAATCCAGCAGGAAAGGCAAAAAAGCGGTTTTTTACCAAGCATAAGAGAATATTCCAGGTTTTTTGGTTTAAACCACGAGCGGCTTTCCCTGGCTAAAAAGGATGTTTTAGTAATGCATCCCGGTCCCATTAACAGAGGCGTGGAAATTTCTCCGGAAGTGGCTGATGGGCCGTTTTCTTTGATAAATGAACAAGTAACAAGCGGTGTGGCTGTCAGAATGGCTGTGCTGTATCTGCTGGGAACGAGAAAATAG